In Solea senegalensis isolate Sse05_10M linkage group LG6, IFAPA_SoseM_1, whole genome shotgun sequence, one genomic interval encodes:
- the vps37a gene encoding vacuolar protein sorting-associated protein 37A isoform X2, which produces MNWLFPLSKGSGPLPQLSSLQQQRQRQIDSLKAAHHSLAEIQKDVEYRIPFTVNNSTISVNILLPPQFPQEKPVVSVYPPVGHHLVDSNNGTMITSPLITNFGMHSDLGKVIQSLLDEFWKSPPALMSTGPAGFPYMYKPSGMAAYPTQAFHYGPLHVGPSQTPPPGPAAAPMPHPAVDNVHGPPRAPAPYGLISDLPLPVPTVDSQPGINGHMYKMPEIPESFPELCDMNLTQLSDMSENEDVLLKFFLGLPQLNQVTSDKEELVTSIVDMAKKNLQMEPQLEGKRQEMLYKFDQLTQMKSAFETKMQRQHELSDSCSLSTLQARLKVAAHQAEEESDETAENFLEGLTDIDEFLTSFMEKRTLCHSRRAKEEKLQHSINTHGQFPTSH; this is translated from the exons ATGAACTGGCTTTTCCCTCTGTCCAAAGGCTCCGGACCTCTCCCACAGTTGAGCAGCCTACAGCAACAAAGACAGCGGCAGATCGACTCACTCAAAGCCGCTCACCACAG CCTTGCAGAGATCCAGAAGGATGTGGAGTACAGAATACCATTCACAGTCAACAACTCCACTATTAGTGTTAACAT TCTGCTACCTCCTCAGTTCCCTCAGGAGAAGCCGGTGGTTAGCGTCTACCCTCCTGTTGGTCATCATTTAGTTGACAGCAACAATGGCACCATGATCACTAGTCCCCTCATCACAAAT TTTGGGATGCACTCAGATCTGGGCAAGGTCATTCAAAGTCTCTTGGATGAGTTCTGGAAAAGTCCTCCTGCTCTGATGTCTACTGGTCCTGCTGGATTTCCATA TATGTACAAGCCATCAGGCATGGCTGCGTACCCGACTCAGGCTTTCCATTACGGTCCTCTTCATGTGGGTCCTAGTCAGACACCACCCCCTGGTCCAGCTGCAGCTCCCATGCCTCACCCAGCCGTCGATAATGTCCATGGGCCTCCTCGAGCTCCAGCTCCATATGGACTGATTTCTGACCTGCCACTGCCTGTACCTACTGTAGATTCACAG CCTGGAATAAATGGACATATGTACAAGATGCCTGAAATTCCGGAATCTTTTCCTGAACTCTGTGACATGAA TCTGACTCAGCTGTCGGATATGTCTGAAAATGAGGATGTGCTGCTGAAGTTCTTTTTGGGTTTGCCACAACTCAATCAGGTCACCAGTGATAAAGAGGAGCTGGTCACCAGCATAGTAGACATGGCTA AAAAAAACCTTCAGATGGAGCCACAGTTGGAAGGAAAGAGGCAAGAAATGCTTTACAAG tttgaCCAGCTGACTCAGATGAAGTCTGCCTTTGAGACAAAGATGCAGAGGCAGCATGAACTCAGTGAT AGTTGCAGTCTCAGTACATTACAGGCTCGGTTAAAAGTTGCAGCCCaccaggcagaggaggagtcagACGAGACAGCAGAAAACTTCTTGGAGGGGCTCACCGACATAGACGAATTCCTTACCAGCTTCATGGAGAAGAGAACG CTTTGTCACAGCAGAAGGGCCAAAGAAGAAAAGCTGCAACACTCCATCAACACACATGGGCAGTTTCCTACCAGCCACTAG
- the vps37a gene encoding vacuolar protein sorting-associated protein 37A isoform X1: MNWLFPLSKGSGPLPQLSSLQQQRQRQIDSLKAAHHSLAEIQKDVEYRIPFTVNNSTISVNILLPPQFPQEKPVVSVYPPVGHHLVDSNNGTMITSPLITNFGMHSDLGKVIQSLLDEFWKSPPALMSTGPAGFPYSMYKPSGMAAYPTQAFHYGPLHVGPSQTPPPGPAAAPMPHPAVDNVHGPPRAPAPYGLISDLPLPVPTVDSQPGINGHMYKMPEIPESFPELCDMNLTQLSDMSENEDVLLKFFLGLPQLNQVTSDKEELVTSIVDMAKKNLQMEPQLEGKRQEMLYKFDQLTQMKSAFETKMQRQHELSDSCSLSTLQARLKVAAHQAEEESDETAENFLEGLTDIDEFLTSFMEKRTLCHSRRAKEEKLQHSINTHGQFPTSH; encoded by the exons ATGAACTGGCTTTTCCCTCTGTCCAAAGGCTCCGGACCTCTCCCACAGTTGAGCAGCCTACAGCAACAAAGACAGCGGCAGATCGACTCACTCAAAGCCGCTCACCACAG CCTTGCAGAGATCCAGAAGGATGTGGAGTACAGAATACCATTCACAGTCAACAACTCCACTATTAGTGTTAACAT TCTGCTACCTCCTCAGTTCCCTCAGGAGAAGCCGGTGGTTAGCGTCTACCCTCCTGTTGGTCATCATTTAGTTGACAGCAACAATGGCACCATGATCACTAGTCCCCTCATCACAAAT TTTGGGATGCACTCAGATCTGGGCAAGGTCATTCAAAGTCTCTTGGATGAGTTCTGGAAAAGTCCTCCTGCTCTGATGTCTACTGGTCCTGCTGGATTTCCATA CAGTATGTACAAGCCATCAGGCATGGCTGCGTACCCGACTCAGGCTTTCCATTACGGTCCTCTTCATGTGGGTCCTAGTCAGACACCACCCCCTGGTCCAGCTGCAGCTCCCATGCCTCACCCAGCCGTCGATAATGTCCATGGGCCTCCTCGAGCTCCAGCTCCATATGGACTGATTTCTGACCTGCCACTGCCTGTACCTACTGTAGATTCACAG CCTGGAATAAATGGACATATGTACAAGATGCCTGAAATTCCGGAATCTTTTCCTGAACTCTGTGACATGAA TCTGACTCAGCTGTCGGATATGTCTGAAAATGAGGATGTGCTGCTGAAGTTCTTTTTGGGTTTGCCACAACTCAATCAGGTCACCAGTGATAAAGAGGAGCTGGTCACCAGCATAGTAGACATGGCTA AAAAAAACCTTCAGATGGAGCCACAGTTGGAAGGAAAGAGGCAAGAAATGCTTTACAAG tttgaCCAGCTGACTCAGATGAAGTCTGCCTTTGAGACAAAGATGCAGAGGCAGCATGAACTCAGTGAT AGTTGCAGTCTCAGTACATTACAGGCTCGGTTAAAAGTTGCAGCCCaccaggcagaggaggagtcagACGAGACAGCAGAAAACTTCTTGGAGGGGCTCACCGACATAGACGAATTCCTTACCAGCTTCATGGAGAAGAGAACG CTTTGTCACAGCAGAAGGGCCAAAGAAGAAAAGCTGCAACACTCCATCAACACACATGGGCAGTTTCCTACCAGCCACTAG